A genomic segment from Leopardus geoffroyi isolate Oge1 chromosome A2, O.geoffroyi_Oge1_pat1.0, whole genome shotgun sequence encodes:
- the LOC123607004 gene encoding putative DBH-like monooxygenase protein 2 encodes MVSIPQSEAPSIPLCRCEQVACVSPWVWVCAKCYSRAETPQCQSHPQSDTIRVLAAYGLDDTLKLDRDRTFVKSIFLLQIVHPDDLDVPEDTIIHDLELTDFLIPEDDTTYACTFLPLPIVSKKHHIFKVGRTRCC; translated from the exons ATGGTTTCGATCCCCCAGTCTGAAGCTCCTTCCATTCCACTGTGTAGATGTGAGCAAGTGGCTTGTGTCAGTCCTTGGGTGTGGGTATGTGCAAAGTGCTACTCACGGGCAGAAACACCTCAATGCCAATCACACCCCCAGAGTGACACCATAAGGGTTCTGGCTGCCTATGGCCTGGATGACACTCTGAAGCTGGATCGGGACCGTACTTTTGTCAAGTCCATCTTCCTGCTACAAATAGTCCACCCTGACGACCTTGACGTCCCTGAGGACACCATCATCCATGACTTGGAACTCACTGAT TTCCTCATTCCAGAAGATGACACCACATATGCCTgcaccttcctccctctccccatcgtCAGCAAGAAGCATCACATCTTCAAGGTAGGGCGAACCAGATGTTGCTAA